A portion of the Acidobacteriota bacterium genome contains these proteins:
- a CDS encoding DUF5343 domain-containing protein: protein MDETMSTLKTMKPIAPAYAPFPSLDRYIDYVVQNGVPEIVDTNVLTELGESVRAHLLTGLRYLGMVAADRRPTELLRRFAQATEYERKMLYQEVLINSYAFILDEFPELRGLTHDILVSKFESLGIQGSTVKKCISFFLELSRQVGWQMEKNEKLQRTGNREQVSKWTVTPTARHEGEIKTISLKSAGSLTLALNVNLLELRGEDRTFVFSLIDQLQDYEDKTQKATG, encoded by the coding sequence ATGGACGAAACGATGAGTACACTAAAAACGATGAAACCGATAGCTCCGGCCTATGCGCCGTTTCCGTCGCTAGATAGATATATTGACTATGTGGTGCAGAATGGCGTACCTGAAATTGTAGATACAAACGTTCTCACTGAACTTGGTGAGTCAGTACGCGCTCATTTACTGACGGGTCTTAGGTATCTAGGAATGGTTGCGGCGGACAGGCGGCCAACAGAACTACTACGCCGCTTTGCGCAAGCCACTGAATATGAGCGGAAGATGCTTTACCAAGAGGTACTAATCAACAGCTACGCTTTCATCTTGGACGAATTCCCGGAACTCCGAGGTTTAACGCACGATATACTGGTCAGCAAGTTTGAATCTCTTGGCATACAGGGTAGCACGGTTAAAAAGTGCATATCCTTCTTTTTAGAACTATCTCGGCAAGTAGGATGGCAAATGGAAAAAAACGAAAAACTTCAACGGACTGGAAACCGCGAACAAGTTTCTAAATGGACTGTTACGCCTACTGCTAGACATGAGGGCGAGATCAAAACGATCAGCTTAAAATCTGCTGGCTCGCTAACGCTGGCACTGAACGTCAATTTACTTGAACTCCGAGGCGAAGATCGAACTTTTGTCTTTAGTCTGATTGATCAACTTCAGGATTACGAAGACAAAACACAAAAAGCCACTGGCTAA
- a CDS encoding type II toxin-antitoxin system HicA family toxin, whose protein sequence is MSKCSKLLEKAREAPNSIRFDELCSLAECYGFTFKRKTGSHHIYKRPGYYKTFSFPERSGNVLRAYVDDLLDTIDELGE, encoded by the coding sequence ATGAGCAAGTGCAGTAAGCTGCTTGAAAAGGCGCGTGAAGCCCCGAACAGTATACGTTTTGATGAACTGTGTTCACTCGCTGAATGTTATGGATTTACCTTCAAACGCAAAACAGGTTCACACCACATTTATAAACGCCCTGGCTATTACAAAACATTTAGCTTTCCTGAACGTTCAGGAAATGTCTTGCGTGCCTATGTTGATGACTTGCTAGACACAATTGATGAGCTAGGAGAATAA
- a CDS encoding type II toxin-antitoxin system HicB family antitoxin, protein MTNNKYSFQVTWSEEDQVYFASCPEFPGLLADGKTPSEALAEAQIALQGIIEVHLEDGDPLPEPITRQNYSGQFRVRIPKSLHRRTAEIAVRDGVSLNAFVLSAIAEKVGAENQKQETATRPITIVNVVGSPSSNSGIPMRRPESDLLAVKRPSQIKDN, encoded by the coding sequence ATGACTAACAATAAATACAGCTTTCAGGTGACTTGGAGCGAGGAAGATCAAGTCTACTTCGCTTCTTGCCCTGAATTTCCAGGGCTTTTGGCTGACGGTAAAACACCAAGTGAAGCTCTCGCAGAGGCACAGATTGCGCTGCAAGGAATTATTGAAGTTCATTTAGAAGACGGTGATCCGCTTCCCGAACCAATAACGCGACAGAATTATAGCGGTCAATTCCGTGTCCGAATACCTAAGAGCTTACATCGGCGCACAGCAGAGATTGCGGTTCGTGACGGCGTAAGCTTAAACGCTTTTGTTTTGTCAGCAATTGCTGAAAAGGTTGGTGCGGAAAATCAAAAGCAAGAAACCGCGACAAGACCAATCACTATCGTAAACGTTGTTGGTTCTCCAAGCTCAAATTCTGGCATACCTATGCGCCGACCAGAAAGCGACTTGTTAGCCGTAAAACGACCGTCACAAATCAAAGACAATTAG
- a CDS encoding IS1595 family transposase, with translation MLTDIIKHKDLARLIADEDFAREFIEFLRWPNGAICPRCEATKVYKIAANPEKKVRKGLYKCSACKKQFTVTVGTIFEDSHVALNKWIHAIHLLCSSKKGFSAHQLHRTLGIRYPSAWHLMHRIRHVMADEMPEIQLDGIVECDEVYFGGKAKNMHARVRKEKIQGRGAVAKEAVFTLVERGGNVKTTHVANVTGANLKEQMKSLVAPTARIMSDESAAYNGTNEHFASHEAVNHHKGEYVRGDAHVNTSESVHSLMKRGVIGVYHHWSPAHLHRYLSEFDFRFNRRKMSDGERMIEALRKVEGKRLMYKSPITKKNSEAN, from the coding sequence ATGCTGACCGACATTATCAAACATAAAGACCTTGCCAGGCTAATCGCCGACGAAGATTTTGCGCGTGAATTTATCGAGTTCCTACGCTGGCCGAATGGCGCGATCTGCCCGCGTTGTGAAGCGACGAAGGTCTACAAGATTGCGGCCAACCCGGAAAAGAAAGTCCGCAAAGGTCTGTACAAGTGCTCAGCCTGCAAAAAACAGTTCACCGTTACAGTCGGCACAATCTTTGAAGATTCGCACGTTGCGCTCAACAAGTGGATTCACGCGATCCATCTGCTTTGCTCAAGCAAAAAAGGATTCTCCGCTCACCAACTGCACCGCACGTTGGGCATTCGCTATCCGAGTGCGTGGCATTTAATGCACCGCATCCGCCACGTTATGGCCGATGAAATGCCGGAGATTCAGCTTGACGGAATCGTTGAATGTGATGAGGTCTATTTTGGTGGTAAGGCGAAGAACATGCACGCCCGCGTTCGCAAAGAAAAAATCCAGGGACGCGGCGCAGTGGCGAAAGAAGCCGTGTTTACGCTGGTTGAGCGCGGCGGCAATGTCAAAACAACGCACGTTGCCAACGTCACGGGCGCGAATCTAAAAGAGCAGATGAAAAGCTTGGTTGCGCCGACTGCTCGCATTATGTCAGATGAATCCGCTGCCTATAATGGCACGAATGAGCACTTCGCCAGTCACGAAGCCGTCAATCATCACAAAGGCGAATACGTGCGCGGCGATGCTCACGTCAACACTTCGGAAAGCGTTCACAGTTTGATGAAGCGCGGCGTCATCGGTGTTTACCACCACTGGTCACCGGCTCACTTGCACCGTTATTTGAGCGAGTTCGATTTTCGTTTCAATCGCCGCAAGATGAGCGATGGCGAGCGGATGATTGAAGCGTTGCGGAAAGTTGAAGGCAAGCGGTTGATGTATAAATCGCCCATTACAAAGAAAAACAGCGAAGCTAACTAG
- a CDS encoding response regulator transcription factor, whose translation MSNCNETAKAKDEQTKLGVPLRVIIIEDVRDVRDGLRLLINGSPDFHCDGGYRSVEDALAALDELEPPDIVLTDLGLPGLSGIEGIRLFRERLPDTPILALTIHENNDKIFNALCAGATGYLLKNTASARLLEALKESASGGAPMSPEVARRVVQLFRDFRPVSASYDLTPQERQLLKLLVEGHHKKTAAHEMGISFHTVSFHLKNIYGKLQVHSKSEAVAKALREHLV comes from the coding sequence ATGAGTAATTGTAACGAAACAGCTAAAGCGAAGGACGAGCAGACGAAACTTGGGGTGCCCCTTCGCGTGATCATTATCGAAGATGTGCGTGATGTGCGTGATGGTTTGAGGCTGTTGATCAACGGTTCGCCTGACTTCCACTGCGACGGAGGCTACCGCAGCGTCGAAGACGCGCTCGCCGCCCTCGACGAGCTTGAACCGCCCGACATCGTTCTGACCGACCTCGGCCTGCCGGGCCTCTCCGGGATCGAAGGCATCCGCCTGTTTCGTGAACGGCTGCCCGATACGCCAATCCTGGCGCTGACCATCCACGAGAACAACGACAAGATTTTCAATGCGTTATGCGCCGGGGCGACCGGCTACCTGCTCAAAAACACGGCGTCCGCACGCCTGCTCGAAGCGTTGAAAGAGTCCGCCAGCGGCGGCGCACCGATGTCGCCTGAAGTCGCGCGCCGCGTCGTTCAGTTGTTCCGCGACTTCCGCCCCGTTTCAGCCTCGTATGACCTGACGCCGCAGGAGCGACAACTCCTGAAGCTGCTGGTCGAAGGCCATCACAAAAAGACCGCCGCGCACGAAATGGGCATTTCTTTCCACACCGTCTCTTTTCATCTCAAGAACATTTACGGCAAATTGCAGGTTCACTCCAAATCCGAAGCCGTTGCCAAAGCCTTGCGCGAGCACCTGGTCTAA
- a CDS encoding ATP-binding protein, whose protein sequence is MNRNRLHESTIRSLVLTFLATAAWCLPVALLLLVSLPVCAQRLSIHHYDVSDGLAHSYVGAIYQDRKGYLWFGTREGLSRFDGYRFTNYGPRDGLGNMIVNAIAEDRQGRLWVGTNGGGVARLINDPREVLPSHPNESALAASTSGVRRKFINFYVSDSPSSNRVNALLFDGEDNLWVTTDVGLYLAAAGQGHEIKFKAVAIHGSYSIRMPAFADRHGRLWFGIAGELIEVAKGKIIRYGRDDGVAGYNIIGMIEDQQGRLLVANDHEIFEFIAPNDAWGGGRWRSLPLTFAPNQRLASMAVDAGGAVWIGTWNGLVKYQDGRQTLYTAAQGLSNTGIIALKEDQDGNLWIGTDAGGVCKLSGELILGITNTENLPYQNFFHVREDRRGRIYASITGGLVEIVEGRAVLLQGATPAPLTYAIPYQDGHGVWWVNTPDGLHRFEGPELQLSRGRRLSADDGIPADRINAVPTMAEDRFGTLWVLYANDQDIYRLDASRKKSFERVPLNATLPDVVMNMMSDHAGALWLGGHEMLARWVNGKTTIFQPTDGLPETRPRYFFQDSRGWVWIGLRYKGVSVTKDPNVEFPKFVNYSTETGLASDSVWTIAEDDVGRIYLGTSKGLDRIDPATGQIRNFNSKDGLAGDLINHCLKDRNGNILIATTLGLSKFNPRAERIVNRPPPIYLSRVQAAGEDLPLAETGAQHIPELELPAAGNNLLIEYVALCFQGEQRLRYQYKLEGVDTDWSEPAEGRSVNYARLAPGSYRFLARAINQEGALSPEPAVFQFRILPPLWQRWWVLALAATMAGLAGYALYRYRVAQLLEVERMRTRIATDLHDDIGANLTRISILSEVAKQQGANGNFPVGGSLQSIAEIARESVASMSDIVWAINPDRDSLIDLTRKMRQHAEEVLTLRDIALRFTAPDSAQDVKLDVNARRDLYLVFKETVNNAARHSGCARVEIELRIEGARLTLTISDDGQGFDPAAQTEGNGLLSMRRRATALGGELLFESRVGCGTSMRLTIPMARSWLGQ, encoded by the coding sequence ATGAACCGGAATCGTTTGCATGAATCTACCATTCGGAGCCTTGTCTTGACCTTCCTGGCGACAGCAGCCTGGTGTCTGCCGGTTGCACTGCTCTTGCTCGTTTCCCTCCCAGTTTGCGCTCAGCGGCTTTCGATACACCACTATGACGTTTCGGATGGTCTTGCACACAGCTACGTCGGGGCGATTTATCAGGATCGCAAGGGGTACCTCTGGTTCGGTACGCGGGAAGGGCTTTCGCGCTTCGACGGCTATCGTTTTACGAACTATGGGCCGCGCGACGGGTTGGGTAATATGATCGTCAACGCGATTGCCGAAGACCGGCAGGGGCGACTCTGGGTCGGAACCAATGGTGGCGGCGTGGCCCGCCTGATCAACGATCCACGAGAAGTTTTGCCGTCCCATCCAAATGAATCAGCGTTGGCTGCATCGACGTCAGGCGTGAGGCGTAAGTTCATCAATTTTTACGTCAGTGATTCTCCCTCTTCAAACCGTGTCAACGCGCTGCTATTCGACGGCGAAGACAATCTCTGGGTGACAACAGATGTCGGGTTGTACCTGGCGGCGGCGGGCCAGGGCCATGAGATCAAATTCAAGGCGGTCGCGATCCACGGATCGTATTCAATCCGCATGCCTGCTTTCGCCGACCGTCACGGCCGACTCTGGTTCGGGATTGCGGGCGAGCTGATCGAAGTGGCCAAGGGGAAAATAATCAGGTACGGCCGGGATGATGGGGTCGCCGGATACAACATTATAGGCATGATCGAGGATCAGCAGGGCCGGCTGCTGGTCGCCAATGATCATGAGATTTTTGAGTTTATCGCTCCCAATGACGCCTGGGGGGGTGGGCGGTGGCGATCATTACCGCTAACCTTCGCACCGAACCAACGGTTGGCTTCAATGGCGGTTGACGCTGGCGGCGCGGTCTGGATCGGGACGTGGAATGGACTGGTCAAATATCAGGATGGGAGACAGACGCTCTACACCGCCGCGCAGGGGCTTAGCAATACTGGGATCATCGCACTGAAAGAAGATCAAGACGGCAACCTGTGGATCGGCACCGACGCCGGCGGGGTTTGCAAGCTTTCTGGTGAGTTGATCCTCGGCATCACCAACACTGAGAATCTGCCCTACCAAAATTTCTTCCATGTCAGGGAAGATCGCCGTGGGCGAATCTATGCGAGCATTACAGGCGGCTTGGTGGAGATCGTCGAAGGGAGAGCCGTGCTTTTGCAAGGGGCAACCCCCGCGCCGTTAACCTATGCTATTCCTTACCAGGATGGCCACGGCGTATGGTGGGTCAATACCCCCGACGGCCTGCATCGCTTCGAAGGCCCCGAACTGCAATTATCCCGTGGCAGAAGGCTAAGCGCGGATGACGGAATCCCGGCGGACAGAATCAATGCCGTTCCAACTATGGCCGAAGACCGGTTCGGAACGCTGTGGGTTCTGTACGCAAATGATCAGGATATTTATCGTCTCGATGCGTCGCGAAAAAAAAGCTTCGAGCGCGTCCCATTGAATGCGACTTTACCAGATGTAGTCATGAACATGATGAGTGATCACGCGGGGGCGCTCTGGCTAGGCGGACATGAAATGCTCGCTCGATGGGTGAACGGGAAGACCACGATCTTTCAACCGACCGATGGCTTGCCCGAAACCAGGCCACGATACTTCTTCCAGGACAGTCGCGGCTGGGTCTGGATTGGGTTGCGTTACAAAGGCGTTTCGGTGACGAAAGACCCGAACGTTGAATTCCCGAAGTTCGTCAATTACTCGACTGAGACAGGGCTAGCGAGCGACAGTGTCTGGACGATTGCCGAAGACGACGTGGGTCGGATTTACCTGGGAACCAGTAAAGGACTCGATCGAATCGACCCCGCAACGGGCCAAATCCGCAACTTCAATTCCAAGGATGGGTTGGCCGGCGACCTGATCAACCATTGTCTCAAAGATCGGAATGGGAACATCTTGATAGCGACCACGCTGGGCCTCTCGAAATTCAACCCGCGCGCTGAGCGGATCGTGAATCGCCCGCCGCCGATTTATCTCAGCCGGGTGCAGGCAGCGGGCGAAGATTTGCCGCTTGCTGAGACGGGCGCGCAGCACATCCCTGAGCTTGAGTTGCCCGCCGCGGGCAATAACCTCTTGATCGAGTATGTGGCGCTCTGCTTTCAGGGGGAGCAGCGGCTGCGCTACCAGTACAAGCTTGAAGGTGTGGACACAGATTGGAGTGAGCCGGCAGAAGGACGCTCGGTCAACTACGCGCGACTGGCTCCTGGCTCATACCGGTTTCTGGCGCGGGCAATCAACCAGGAAGGCGCACTGAGTCCGGAACCGGCCGTCTTTCAGTTTCGCATCCTGCCGCCGCTCTGGCAGCGGTGGTGGGTTCTGGCGCTTGCGGCGACGATGGCAGGGCTCGCCGGGTATGCGCTCTACCGTTATCGCGTGGCGCAACTGCTTGAGGTTGAACGCATGCGCACCCGCATTGCCACAGACCTGCACGATGACATCGGCGCCAACCTGACGCGCATTTCGATCCTCAGCGAGGTGGCGAAACAACAGGGAGCCAACGGCAATTTTCCGGTCGGCGGCTCGCTCCAATCAATCGCGGAGATTGCCCGCGAATCGGTCGCTTCGATGAGCGACATCGTCTGGGCGATCAATCCTGATCGCGACAGCCTGATTGATCTGACGCGCAAAATGCGCCAGCACGCGGAAGAAGTCCTCACGCTGCGTGACATTGCGTTGAGATTCACCGCGCCCGACTCCGCGCAGGATGTAAAGCTAGATGTGAATGCGCGCCGCGACCTCTATCTGGTCTTCAAAGAGACGGTCAACAACGCCGCCCGCCATTCAGGATGCGCCCGAGTTGAGATTGAGTTGCGCATCGAAGGGGCGCGGCTCACGCTCACCATCAGCGACGACGGCCAAGGCTTCGATCCGGCGGCGCAAACTGAAGGTAATGGACTACTGAGTATGCGTCGTCGCGCGACGGCGCTCGGCGGCGAACTCCTCTTCGAATCGCGCGTCGGCTGCGGCACCAGCATGCGGCTGACGATTCCGATGGCGCGCTCGTGGCTGGGCCAGTAA
- the hisC gene encoding histidinol-phosphate transaminase, whose protein sequence is MSSPVERIKENVRAIKAYTLDPLDAPIKINQNENPFGMPKAIKDEVLRRASEHDWARYPDFIPTRLLEKLAAHVGWKADGVMAGNGSNEMIQSVVNSIVEKGVKVVLPEPTFSVYRQVIQVAGGEVISVPLNEDLTFNIPRLASKLVSSKASLAIICSPNNPTGCAISPRDLALLLRNSDAIIVVDQAYLEFGSDDFIPLLSEYKNLVILRTFSKAMAMGGLRVGYCLAAPELIREFNKAKMPYSLNFFSMTAAEVALEHMDLLQPLVEQMKQEHDRLFAALQNFDGQLVPVSSAANFFAVKTAIPPKELFEALHARGILIRNVSSAPMLENYVRISVGTPEENDKLLAALKEIFAYQ, encoded by the coding sequence ATGTCTTCACCGGTTGAGAGAATTAAAGAAAATGTGCGCGCGATCAAAGCCTACACGCTGGATCCGCTTGACGCGCCAATCAAAATTAACCAGAACGAAAATCCGTTCGGCATGCCGAAGGCGATCAAAGATGAAGTCTTGCGCCGGGCCAGCGAACACGACTGGGCGCGGTATCCGGATTTCATTCCGACGCGGTTGCTGGAAAAGCTGGCGGCGCATGTGGGCTGGAAAGCGGATGGTGTGATGGCGGGCAATGGATCGAACGAGATGATTCAGTCGGTCGTCAATTCCATCGTCGAAAAAGGCGTCAAAGTTGTGCTGCCCGAACCTACGTTTTCTGTCTATCGCCAGGTCATTCAGGTCGCTGGCGGCGAAGTGATTTCGGTGCCGCTCAACGAAGATCTGACCTTCAATATCCCGCGACTGGCCAGTAAACTCGTTTCAAGCAAGGCCAGTCTGGCGATCATCTGTTCGCCGAATAATCCGACGGGCTGCGCGATTTCTCCGCGCGATCTGGCTTTGCTGCTGCGCAACAGCGACGCGATCATCGTCGTGGATCAGGCGTATCTGGAATTCGGCAGCGATGATTTCATTCCGTTGCTCAGCGAATACAAAAACCTGGTCATCCTGCGAACATTTTCCAAAGCCATGGCGATGGGCGGATTGCGCGTTGGATACTGCCTGGCTGCGCCGGAACTGATCCGCGAATTCAACAAAGCCAAAATGCCGTACAGCCTGAATTTCTTTTCGATGACGGCAGCGGAAGTGGCGCTGGAACACATGGACTTGTTGCAACCGCTGGTCGAACAGATGAAACAGGAACACGACCGATTGTTTGCTGCGCTGCAAAATTTCGACGGACAACTTGTGCCTGTATCTTCGGCGGCGAATTTCTTTGCGGTGAAAACGGCCATTCCACCAAAAGAATTGTTTGAAGCCTTGCACGCGCGCGGCATTTTGATTCGCAACGTCAGCAGCGCGCCCATGCTGGAAAACTACGTCCGCATCAGCGTCGGCACGCCGGAAGAAAATGACAAGTTGCTTGCCGCGTTGAAAGAAATTTTTGCCTATCAATAA
- the hisD gene encoding histidinol dehydrogenase, giving the protein MIEIIKLENTRPEESEKLTRILSRNVGLNSEIMRRTEAIIRDVTTRGDAAVVECTHRYDNVVLSAQTMRVGRERIEELAEKVDAELIAAMREAISNIRYYHEKQMARDWEVEMANGVRLGQRIRPLQIVGLYVPGGSAAYPSTVMMNAIPAQVAGVERIVVVTPPAQFAQNPVIAAVLKELELFEVYLVGGAQAVAALACGTATIPRVDKIVGPGNQYVAAAKKLVYGAVDIDSIAGPSEIVVVADDTARADFVAADLLSQAEHSEDAAAILVTDSVKLAEAVAVELAHQTASLSRREIVQRSLVDFGALIIVDSLDDACDLVNRLAPEHVEVITADAETTAAKIHNAGAIFVGPYSPEPVGDYFAGTNHVLPTGGTARFSSALGVYDFLKRTSVIRYTKEELMRTAASIERLALAEGFDAHARAATIRYE; this is encoded by the coding sequence ATGATCGAAATTATCAAACTCGAAAACACACGCCCCGAAGAAAGCGAAAAGCTCACACGCATTTTGAGCCGCAATGTCGGTTTGAACAGTGAAATCATGCGGCGCACCGAAGCGATCATCCGCGACGTGACTACGCGCGGAGACGCCGCCGTCGTCGAATGCACGCACCGCTATGACAACGTCGTGCTGTCGGCACAAACCATGCGCGTTGGCCGCGAACGCATCGAAGAACTGGCTGAAAAGGTTGACGCCGAGTTGATTGCCGCCATGCGCGAAGCCATCTCGAACATTCGCTATTACCACGAAAAACAAATGGCCAGAGATTGGGAAGTCGAAATGGCCAATGGCGTGCGACTGGGGCAACGCATTCGCCCGCTGCAAATTGTCGGGCTTTATGTTCCCGGCGGCAGCGCAGCCTATCCTTCGACAGTGATGATGAACGCGATTCCGGCGCAGGTTGCCGGTGTCGAACGCATTGTGGTGGTCACGCCGCCCGCGCAGTTCGCGCAAAATCCCGTCATCGCCGCCGTGCTGAAAGAACTGGAATTGTTTGAAGTCTATCTGGTCGGCGGCGCGCAAGCCGTCGCCGCGCTGGCTTGCGGAACTGCGACGATTCCGCGCGTTGATAAAATCGTCGGCCCCGGCAATCAATATGTCGCCGCCGCCAAAAAGCTGGTCTACGGCGCGGTGGACATTGATTCCATCGCCGGGCCGAGCGAAATCGTGGTCGTCGCTGACGACACGGCGCGCGCGGATTTCGTTGCCGCAGACTTGCTGTCGCAAGCCGAACATTCCGAAGACGCCGCCGCGATTCTGGTCACGGACAGCGTCAAACTGGCCGAAGCCGTCGCCGTGGAATTGGCGCATCAAACGGCGTCGCTTTCACGGCGCGAAATCGTGCAGCGTTCGCTGGTGGATTTTGGCGCATTGATCATTGTGGATTCGCTGGATGACGCCTGTGACCTGGTCAATCGGCTGGCGCCGGAACACGTCGAAGTTATCACCGCCGACGCCGAAACCACGGCGGCAAAGATTCACAACGCCGGAGCGATTTTCGTCGGCCCGTATTCGCCGGAACCCGTCGGCGATTATTTCGCCGGAACCAATCACGTGTTGCCCACCGGAGGCACGGCGCGCTTTTCTTCGGCGCTGGGCGTGTATGACTTCCTGAAACGAACCAGCGTTATTCGCTACACGAAGGAAGAACTGATGCGAACGGCGGCTTCGATTGAACGGCTGGCGCTGGCCGAAGGCTTCGACGCTCACGCGCGAGCAGCAACTATACGTTACGAGTAA
- a CDS encoding ATP phosphoribosyltransferase, producing the protein MQDDALALFARAGIVVEESELNSRKLIIHSADEKYAFILVKPGDVPTYVEYGVADVGICGRDVLLESEADVHEPLDLKFGHCRIAVAGKREVIGQDYNLLATVRVATKYTRIASTYFQEKGVPIEVIPLTGSVELAPLIGLSDRIVDLVETGRTLKENGLDVIEVITESTARLVVNRASFHLKRVEVGELIAKLTEALQ; encoded by the coding sequence ATGCAAGACGATGCGCTGGCGTTGTTTGCGCGCGCCGGAATCGTTGTCGAAGAAAGCGAATTGAATTCGCGCAAGCTGATTATTCATTCCGCCGACGAAAAATACGCATTCATTTTGGTCAAACCCGGCGATGTGCCGACTTACGTTGAATACGGCGTCGCCGACGTGGGAATTTGTGGCCGCGACGTGTTGCTGGAATCGGAAGCTGATGTGCATGAACCGCTGGACCTAAAATTCGGGCATTGTCGTATTGCCGTCGCAGGCAAACGCGAAGTCATCGGACAGGACTACAACTTGTTGGCGACGGTTCGCGTGGCGACCAAATACACGCGCATCGCTTCGACGTACTTTCAGGAAAAAGGCGTGCCCATCGAAGTCATTCCGCTGACGGGATCAGTCGAGTTGGCTCCGCTGATTGGGCTTTCGGATCGCATCGTGGATTTGGTCGAAACCGGGCGCACACTGAAAGAAAACGGCCTGGACGTGATCGAAGTCATCACCGAATCCACCGCGCGATTGGTCGTCAATCGCGCCAGCTTCCATCTGAAACGAGTCGAAGTTGGAGAGTTGATTGCCAAATTGACGGAAGCTTTGCAGTAA
- the hisZ gene encoding ATP phosphoribosyltransferase regulatory subunit — translation MSSLTKIPAGVQYFFDDEVRLRRSVEARAMRVFAGWSYDEIILPMFDYHDLFARGMGAEKAEATYRFVDRDGALLALRPELTSLVARTVATRFLKRERPIRLCYSGEVFRYDDPAEHAAREFHQLGVEHIGERDIVADIEVLLVAAEVLTSLGLTEFRIALSHVNFFSGVADFLELDAAGRAQMRQLIDRRNSLALAEFLQTVAPQIEQTRRDDFCRLTQIAGKEDALERAREILLNEKSLAAVEHLAQIYSTLAALNLGDNFDIDLGDTGAQEYYTGLVFKVFVPGLGVEVGSGGRYDNLIANFGESEPAVGFSFALDGLVAAIATQRQTEQADGEATQPISVNGDLAAAFNRARQFRQQQKQVKISAR, via the coding sequence ATGTCATCACTCACAAAAATTCCGGCAGGCGTTCAGTACTTCTTTGACGATGAAGTGCGGTTGCGGCGTTCGGTGGAAGCGCGCGCGATGCGGGTGTTCGCCGGGTGGTCGTATGACGAAATCATCCTGCCGATGTTCGATTATCACGATTTGTTTGCGCGCGGGATGGGCGCGGAAAAGGCGGAAGCGACGTATCGCTTCGTAGATCGCGATGGAGCTTTGTTGGCTTTGCGACCGGAATTGACTTCGCTGGTGGCGCGGACGGTCGCGACTCGGTTTTTGAAACGCGAACGGCCAATTCGGCTGTGTTATTCCGGCGAAGTGTTTCGCTATGATGATCCGGCGGAACATGCGGCGCGCGAATTTCACCAGCTTGGCGTGGAACACATCGGCGAACGGGACATTGTCGCCGACATCGAAGTCTTACTTGTCGCGGCGGAAGTTTTGACTTCGCTGGGACTGACAGAGTTTCGCATTGCGCTTTCGCACGTGAATTTTTTTAGCGGCGTCGCAGACTTTTTGGAGCTGGACGCTGCGGGCCGGGCGCAAATGCGGCAATTAATTGATCGCCGAAACAGTCTGGCGTTGGCCGAATTTCTGCAAACGGTCGCTCCGCAGATCGAGCAAACTCGGCGAGACGATTTTTGTAGGTTGACCCAGATTGCCGGGAAGGAAGACGCGCTTGAACGCGCGCGCGAAATTCTGCTCAACGAAAAATCTCTCGCGGCGGTGGAGCATCTGGCGCAGATTTATTCGACGTTGGCGGCGCTGAATCTCGGCGACAATTTCGATATTGATTTAGGCGACACCGGTGCGCAGGAGTATTACACCGGTCTGGTGTTCAAAGTTTTCGTGCCCGGTTTGGGCGTAGAAGTTGGCAGCGGAGGCCGGTATGACAACCTGATCGCGAACTTCGGGGAATCGGAACCAGCGGTGGGATTTTCCTTCGCGCTGGATGGATTGGTCGCCGCAATCGCCACGCAGCGTCAAACCGAGCAAGCCGATGGCGAAGCAACACAGCCGATTTCAGTCAACGGGGATTTGGCTGCGGCGTTCAATCGTGCCCGCCAGTTTCGGCAGCAACAAAAACAGGTGAAGATCAGTGCCAGGTAA